The following proteins are encoded in a genomic region of Glycine max cultivar Williams 82 chromosome 18, Glycine_max_v4.0, whole genome shotgun sequence:
- the LOC102661414 gene encoding eggshell protein 2A-like: MMMVVAVVTIVECDNGGGGCYGDEGEVVATTMMMVVAMVTMVECDDDGGGCYGGSDCYGDDGSGGDDDGCGDGGGGNNVKGGGDKVSDSDNGDNYNNNGGGMGGEDEGMRENDYSILLLFNLTPY; this comes from the coding sequence ATGATGATGGTGGTTGCGGTGGTGACAATAGTGGAGTGTGACAACGGTGGTGGTGGTTGTTATGGTGACGAGGGTGAAGTGGTGGCAACAACAATGATGATGGTGGTTGCGATGGTGACAATGGTGGAGTGTGACGATGATGGTGGTGGTTGTTATGGTGGTAGTGATTGTTATGGTGACGATGGTAgtggtggtgatgatgatggTTGTGGTGATGGTGGCGGTGGCAACAATGTTAAAGGCGGTGGTGACAAGGTTAGTGACAGTGACAATGGCGATAACTACAATAATAATGGTGGTGGCATGGGTGGTGAGGACGAGGGAATGAGAGAAAACGATTATTCTATCTTGTTGCTTTTTAACCTAACTCCCTATTAG